The following coding sequences lie in one Mycobacterium gordonae genomic window:
- a CDS encoding PE family protein, with product MAFVIAQPELMGTAVGRLSSIGSLLHAANAAAAAPTTDLLAAGADEISAAIATLFSGHAQAYQAVSAQALGFQEHFARTIATGASAYAAAEAANVSPLDMLLDVVNAPAEAMMGRPLIGNGADGAPGTGQGGGAGGMLFGNGGNGGSGASGQAGGAGGAGGFIGNGGNGGVGGTGAAGGRGGNAGVLGFGGNGGMGGTASLFGIAGAGGDGGDAGWFGNGGIGGSGGTGWAGPGAPNPNLPDPVAPATKGANGSADPVVSPFLNGGNGANGAPGGQAGGAGGDGGTIIASDLADPLTFTSGNGGTGGYGGFGAPGGNGGDGGNAIMNAPVILVGEFADITGGSGGAGGLGGLGAAGGAGGDGGDAFVNNGAANGSAAGGNGGAGGDAIGGGGPGGPGGNGGDALGLAPSTGGAGGSGGNGSSGFPTIDGYGGEGGRGGNGGRGGMVFGNGGAGGVGGVGGAGGAGVAGSNGGIGGIGGTGFTNATAGGDGGQGGGGGAGTLGFLGGNGGAGGNGGGTGLFGAIGDGGAGGAGGAGGAGGAGGAGGGGGAGGNATLASQTGTGGLGGAGGAGGVGGGGGQGGSGGSGQITGATGAKGAKGITGATGATGANGANGVTI from the coding sequence ATGGCGTTCGTCATCGCACAACCCGAGCTGATGGGTACCGCAGTAGGCCGCTTGAGCAGCATCGGCTCGTTGCTCCATGCCGCCAATGCGGCGGCGGCGGCTCCGACCACCGATCTGCTGGCGGCGGGCGCCGACGAAATCTCGGCGGCCATCGCGACGCTCTTCTCCGGGCACGCCCAGGCATATCAGGCCGTGAGCGCCCAAGCGCTGGGGTTTCAGGAGCATTTCGCACGGACCATTGCCACCGGCGCAAGCGCGTACGCGGCTGCCGAGGCCGCCAACGTGTCGCCGCTTGACATGCTGCTTGACGTAGTCAACGCCCCGGCCGAGGCGATGATGGGACGCCCATTGATCGGCAACGGAGCCGATGGCGCGCCGGGTACCGGGCAGGGCGGCGGTGCCGGCGGAATGCTATTTGGCAACGGCGGCAACGGTGGATCCGGTGCGAGCGGCCAGGCTGGCGGGGCTGGCGGCGCGGGGGGCTTCATCGGCAACGGCGGTAACGGCGGAGTCGGCGGCACCGGCGCCGCTGGGGGACGGGGCGGCAATGCCGGAGTTCTTGGCTTTGGCGGCAACGGCGGGATGGGCGGAACCGCATCGCTTTTCGGTATCGCCGGGGCCGGCGGCGATGGCGGTGACGCGGGGTGGTTCGGCAACGGCGGGATCGGCGGTAGCGGCGGGACGGGGTGGGCAGGACCGGGCGCACCGAACCCCAACCTGCCGGACCCGGTGGCTCCGGCCACCAAGGGCGCCAATGGCAGTGCCGATCCTGTGGTTTCTCCATTTCTCAACGGTGGCAACGGAGCCAACGGCGCCCCCGGCGGGCAGGCCGGCGGAGCAGGTGGCGACGGTGGGACCATTATCGCGTCGGATCTTGCTGATCCGCTCACGTTCACCAGCGGCAACGGTGGCACAGGCGGTTACGGTGGATTCGGAGCCCCCGGCGGTAACGGCGGCGACGGCGGGAACGCCATCATGAATGCCCCCGTCATTTTGGTCGGCGAGTTCGCCGACATCACAGGTGGGAGCGGTGGTGCGGGCGGCCTCGGCGGTCTGGGCGCTGCCGGCGGGGCCGGCGGTGACGGCGGTGACGCGTTTGTCAACAATGGCGCCGCGAACGGGTCCGCAGCGGGCGGCAACGGCGGGGCCGGCGGCGACGCGATCGGAGGCGGCGGCCCAGGTGGTCCCGGCGGCAACGGGGGCGACGCCCTTGGGTTGGCCCCCAGCACCGGTGGTGCGGGTGGTAGCGGCGGCAACGGCAGCTCAGGATTCCCGACGATCGACGGCTACGGCGGCGAAGGCGGCCGTGGCGGCAATGGTGGTCGCGGCGGGATGGTCTTCGGCAACGGCGGAGCCGGCGGTGTCGGCGGTGTCGGCGGCGCCGGTGGCGCCGGCGTGGCGGGCAGCAATGGTGGTATCGGCGGTATTGGCGGTACCGGTTTCACGAACGCCACCGCGGGAGGCGACGGCGGACAAGGTGGGGGCGGCGGAGCCGGCACGTTGGGCTTTCTGGGCGGCAACGGCGGAGCCGGTGGAAATGGCGGCGGCACGGGTCTGTTCGGCGCCATCGGTGACGGCGGTGCCGGGGGCGCCGGCGGGGCCGGCGGGGCGGGCGGGGCGGGCGGGGCGGGCGGTGGAGGCGGGGCCGGAGGCAACGCCACTCTGGCCAGCCAAACGGGGACGGGTGGCCTCGGCGGTGCAGGCGGAGCCGGTGGCGTGGGCGGCGGAGGGGGCCAAGGCGGGTCAGGTGGGTCGGGTCAGATCACCGGTGCTACCGGCGCCAAGGGCGCGAAGGGTATTACCGGCGCCACCGGGGCTACCGGCGCGAACGGTGCGAACGGCGTAACGATCTGA